From the genome of Bacteroides sp. MSB163, one region includes:
- a CDS encoding PfkB family carbohydrate kinase, producing the protein MKYNLCCIGYITLDKVVTPKKTVHMPGGTSFYFAHAIKHLSTDGFQLVTALADSEMSVVDDLRKQNIEVKVLPSARSICFENIYGEDTNERKQRVTAKADPFTVESLQDVNAHIYHLGSLLADDFSLEVIKSLAGKGLLSLDVQGYLREVQGEEVLAVDWTEKEEALKYIHILKANEHEMEMLTQCADPYDAALKLAAWGVKEVLLTLGDKGSLIYVDNRFYEIPAYPVENVADATGCGDTYMAGYLYMRNKGASYQEAGCFAAAMCSVKLQSYGPFSGTEEEVLELIGTVISQ; encoded by the coding sequence ATGAAATACAATCTTTGTTGCATTGGATATATTACTTTGGATAAAGTAGTTACTCCGAAAAAGACAGTGCACATGCCGGGGGGAACATCTTTCTATTTTGCACATGCCATCAAACATCTGAGTACAGATGGATTCCAACTTGTCACAGCCCTGGCGGATAGCGAGATGTCGGTGGTGGATGATTTGAGGAAACAAAACATCGAAGTGAAAGTGCTTCCCAGTGCCCGTTCTATCTGCTTTGAGAATATCTATGGTGAGGATACCAACGAGCGGAAACAACGGGTGACAGCAAAAGCAGATCCTTTCACGGTTGAAAGTCTGCAGGATGTGAATGCCCACATTTACCACTTGGGTAGTCTGTTGGCGGATGATTTCTCGTTGGAGGTCATTAAATCTCTTGCGGGCAAAGGCCTGCTCTCTCTTGATGTGCAAGGCTACTTGCGTGAAGTGCAGGGGGAAGAAGTGCTGGCGGTGGATTGGACTGAAAAGGAGGAAGCTCTGAAGTATATCCATATCCTGAAAGCTAATGAACATGAGATGGAAATGCTTACGCAGTGCGCAGACCCTTATGATGCTGCACTCAAACTGGCTGCTTGGGGCGTGAAGGAAGTTTTATTGACTTTAGGAGATAAAGGCTCGCTTATTTACGTGGACAATCGTTTTTATGAAATTCCTGCCTATCCGGTAGAGAACGTGGCGGATGCCACCGGTTGTGGAGATACGTATATGGCTGGTTATTTGTATATGCGTAATAAAGGTGCTTCTTATCAGGAGGCCGGTTGCTTTGCTGCCGCTATGTGTTCGGTGAAGTTGCAAAGCTATGGTCCGTTCAGTGGAACGGAAGAGGAAGTTCTGGAACTGATAGGAACAGTTATCAGTCAATAA